The window TATACCCCCACCTCTATCCTCTAAACGCTAATATAGCCTAATCCTTTATTATCTTATATTCTCTTAAAAGTATTTATTTAGAATGCTCAATTGTTTAGGAACAACCTTAAATGGTACTGCACCGGCTGTTATTTGACTCACATTACCAGCAAGAAAAATATCCATGGACGGACAGTAAAATAGCCATGAGCCGGAAGCTCCTGTGTGTCCTATAACCCCTGGCATGGGGTTAAAAGGGGTAAAAATACGCGGCATTTTAAAGCGCATCATTCCTAGGCTGTATTCAATTGGCCAACCGGGGCCCACTGGACTAAAAGACAAGCCGAATTTGTTCCACTCGTTTAGCATAAGATCAAGGGTGATGGGTTTAGCAAAGACTCTGCCATAAATCAGCGCCCGCATGAATGCCAGCAGATCAACGATGGTACTATTTAAATCTCCTATAGAGCTCATTGCTTTTGGTATGTTTAGGGGCATATCTTTATACCATACTGTAGCTGCTTGAGAAACAGGGTCAGTTGGCAGGGTTCCTGGAAGGAACGTTTGTTTTAAATTTAGGGGTTTATACAGCATTTCTTCAAAGGCTGCATGTAAGGATTGCCCAGTTACAGCCGTGATGATAGCAATGAGCAGCTGAAAATTTGTATCAGAATAACGAACTTTCTTTTTCCCTTCCTCCAAAGACCGGGGAGGAAAGTGAGGAGATTTTACCCTGCGGACTATCTGCATACTTTCATCAATAGAAACAGTCCGATCACCTTCTTCAAGGAGACTTTCAAATAGGCTTTTTTCACCCTTTGTATGAACTATCAAATAGTCGGGTAGACCCGATGAATGACTGAGTAAATGACGGATTGTAATCTTGTTTGTATAATCCGCGCCATTTGAAAGATGGAGTTCTCTAGTAATACTTTGGGGTAGATAAGCGGACATAGCATGATTTATGGATATTCGATCCTGCTCATGAAGCTTTAGTATTACAGCTGCAATGAATAATTTCGTAACACTGGCAATCCAAAAAGGGGTTTCAACCTCCATGGGCGTCCCATCTGGGTTTGCTGCACCTCGGGCTCCAGACCACTGGAAAGATCCGTCACCACTTTCAACTGCAGTAATTGCATGCATGATATTGTTTGTCTTTATAAGATCATTTAAGAGTTCCTCCAGACGCTCTTTAATTGTGTCATTTTCTGAGGCTGTTAGTGGCTTTTTTTGTCTAATTTTAAACATAATATGTGCGTTACAAAAAGGAAGACTATATTTTACCTCCTCAGTAACGATTTGCACCACCCTTCACTAATATTCATCTTTCATTTTATATTTAGAAAACATCTAATTTAGAAAAAATTCCTTCTAGGATTTCTTCTTTATGTTTAAATTTTCCTGCCTAATGATGTTATAATTTTTAGCCAGAGTAACCAGAGGGACGGTTCCTTTGGCTGCTTTGCGCTAGTCAGTAAGAGAACTGTACCTTTACTATGATTTAGTACACCTTAGTACACTTGACACTTTAGCATCTTTTTGTACACTTGAGCACAAAAAACCAGGCAAAAGTGCTGCCCGGTTTCATGACAATATTCTTTTATAGCCAAATATTGTTTTCTATAAATGTGATTTCTAATTATTCCTAATTGTGCTTCTAAAAATTGTGATTATTAATTGTGCTTCTTTATTGTGATTCCTAAGTTTATATAACAATCTTTACTCTATAGCTTTTGGAATTTAACTATTGGTTAATTGGTACAAAGGCGTCATCCTTCCATTGGCCATTTACTTCTGCCAGCACTGCCATCATTAGAAAGCCTTCCATGGGAGGCAGTTGGAGCCCAACTGTAAATGAAGAGGTTCCATCCACTAACTTTAAAACAACATCCTGTTCCACATATATATTGTGGCCATCCTCCAGAGTAAATTTGAGCCTTTCAACTGCGGTCTCACCTTTAATAAGAAGAACATCCTTAAAAATATTGCCCTTGTCAATAAATTCTAGTTGGACATATTTTCCTTCACCTTCAACTTTCACATCATCCAACAGGTTTTTCCCCTCACCAGCTGAAGCTTCCCCATCAATCTCTCTTACAACCCCTGTTTTAACAACATTCACCTCAACACCTTGCTCCACCGCAAAAATAATATGGGGATAAGTTATGACCTGGGTAACCATTTCTCCTGGTGCAGGCTCAACAATGACAGCCTCAAACTGCAGCTTATTAGCTTCTGTGAGGGTAACTTCCCCTGGTTTCACTTCATATCCACCAGTGGGTTTTTCTCCAAATGCCACCACATAGACATCATAATCACCAAAAGTTTTCTGATGAAGCCCTTTTACAATAATAGATTCCTCAACCCAAGTTTTGACTTCATCACCTTTTACAGCACCCAATACCTCTTCCGGCCCAATAAGAATAGGGCCGATATCTGCTTTATCACCAGTATTCTGACACCCAGTTGCAGTAAATACAGTAAATGCAGTAAATATTAAAGCTGCAGCTGCAATAAATAGTAATAGTTTTTTAATCATTACGCAATCACCTCCTATTTGTCCATGTAAAAAACATCTACTTCGGCTACTTCAACTACTACTTTTTCTTACCACGAGATAGCTAATTATATAGACTAGGTGGAGGCCAAAAAAGTTCCAATCCCAAACAATCCATTTTGTCAATTTGTCAAGCCTGACCCATTTCTTGTATCAAATTTCCTTATCAAAAGTTTTACTTCCTCCTGTATTTTCTTTATAATATTCAACTAAATATTTATCTAGTTTTTCACTTATTTTAAGGAGAATATCTTTGCTCATGTTCATATTAACTGCATTCACAAGCAGCCTTCTTGCAACTTCTATCCTATCTATGATTTTCACCTGCCCACTCTCCTGTATACAACCTTTTACAATTCTACACAATTTTACATTAAAATTGGGCTGTTTGCAAATATAAAATATATGCCTTTTGCATATTCAGATATATTCTAAAGTTCGGTAAAGTAGCCTCAACAAGGGAGTGAATTAACTATGACAGAAAAACATGAACTAGATTTAAAAGCTATTGGACAGAGAATAAGAACTGAAAGAGAAAAGCTTGCACTTTCCCGTGAAGAATTTGCAGAAATCATTGACCTGTCTGATTATTATGTAGGTCAATTAGAACGTGGAGAAAGAAAAATGAGCCTGCCAGTTCTGGTTAAAATCAGTGTTCATCTCCATGAATCTTTAGATTACCTGGTCTTTGGAACAGGCAAGGATACAGACCTTTTAAAGGAAGGCAGCAGCAGCTATGGGAAAGCTGACACCAACAAGGGCAGGGAACTTAATCAATTGTTAACAAAATGCTCTACCAGGGAAATAGAGCTTATAGCAAAACTAGTCAAAACTCTAATTCCATATTTAAATTCAAAATAGGGGCAAGTTTTTTGGCATGAGATAAGTATTTTGGAGCTTTCCAAAATACTTATTGAAGCAAAATACCCATTGAAGAATGTAAAACTACAACATCACATGTATTCCATCCCCATAATAATGCAATTCTTTTTTTCCTTTGCCTTGTATAAAGCTTTGTCAGCTGCCTTTATAAGCTGCTCAACCTCAAGTCCCTTTTCTATTTTTGCAGACACTATGCCTATACTTGCAGTAATTCTGCAGTTGATATTCCCGCAGGAAAAGTCATAGTTTTCTATGGCACTTTTTATTCTCTTGGTAATATCCATTACTTCCATAGCATTTGTACGAAAAAGAATTATTGCAAACTCCTCGCCTCCCCACCTGCAGATTATATCATTTGCCCTTGTATTGTTTGTCAATATATCAGCAAACTGGTTCAGCACCTTGTCCCCTACCAGATGACCATATGTGTCATTGATATCCTTAAAACAATCAATATCAAGAAGAATAAGAGAAACCTGGGTGTTGGGCTTTAATTCTGACATCTTTTTATAAAAATACCTTCTGCTGTAAAGACCAGTAAGTGGGTCCGTATAAGCTTGTTTATACAAATGCTTGATTATAACAATAAATATGAAGATGACAATGATCTGTACCAGAACCAATAGTTTCCACAAGCCAGCTTGATTTAAACCATCATAAATACCCATTTCTTTTTCCCCCCTGGCATAATGGTTACTATAATTTTACATTAAATATTTGCCATGTGCAAATGCTTAGTGCTAGCTTGGAGCATAAAAGTTTTTAGCTTGATTAATATACTCATCATAATAAAGGGGGAATACTGCATAGTCGTTGCGATTATCTTCGTGAGTTATTTGCTCCAAATGAATAGCCCTGAGAGATTTCTCTGGCAGGGCTTTACCTGAGGTTAATATTTTTTGTCAATTTGTCAAGCCTGACCCCAATGGAAATTTGTTAAGTTCCAGGGGTGCATTATCATTTACTACAACTATATTTTCTAGCCTTATTCCAAATTCACCAGGCATATAAATACCTGGTTCTATGCTAAAGGCCATGCCATTTTCCAGGACATTTGTATTTCCCCCCATTATATATGGATCTTCATGAACTTCAATTCCTATTCCATGGCCAGTTCTATGGATGAAATATTCTCCGTAACCTGCACTTGAAATCACATTCCTAACAGCCAAATCTAAGTCCTCTATTTTTTTACCTTTAACTGCTTCCTTATATCCCGCATCATAAGCAGCTTTTACTATATCATAAATCTCCCTTTGCCTGCTGTTTGCTTTACCAAGGAAAAAGGTCCTGGTCATATCCGAACAATACCCTTTATATACTGCACCAAAGTCCATGACTACAAATTCGCCAGCTTTAAGCTCCCTGTCAGTAGGGCTGTGATGGGGCAGGGCACTATTAGGCCCTGAAGCAACTATGGGCTTAAAGGCAATATCATCTGCTCCTGCCTCCCTTATCTGAGTTTCAATAAGATGGGCCACCTTTCTTTCACTAATCCCAGGCCTGATAACATCAACCATCTGTGACATGACTTCATCAATAATCTTGCCGGCAGCCAGCATCAATTCAATTTCAGTTGGATCCTTGCACATCTTTAATAGTCCTAGTATTCCTGATGCCCCAATATACTCTGCTTTAGAAAAACACTCCATTATATTTAGAAAGTGGCCAGTCCAGAGCTGTTCATCCACAGCAACCTTAAATCCCCTTTCTGCAAGTGCCAGTTTCAGCAGGGAACAGGAGTTTTCAGTATCCTTCCAGTACTTTAGCTTAAAAAATCCCCCTAGCTCAAGCTCCCTGAATTTTTCCCTGTACATTTCTGGCAGCAGCAGGACTGGCATTCCCTTTTTAGGTATTACAATCAGCTGTAAACGTTCATCAACTACTGTTTTCTTTCCTGTTAAATAAAACATATTAGAAGTTGGCCCTATAAGCATGTAATCCACATTCAAGTCGCCCATTAAACCCTGAACCCTGCTGATTCTATTTAAATAAACATCGGTCATTTCCTTTAACCACCCCTTACTGTAATCCATGCTTTACCATATTTTTTTATCCTGGTTCTCTCCTTAGCATGTTCAATGTTTCCAGTTAAACCTTTTTATTTTTCCCCATTGTTTCGTGTCCATAAGCCCTCTGCCCCATATTGCCTTTCAAGGTCCCACTCAACAATTTCTTTAACTGGCGGAGTCTCAAAGCCCCCTGATTTGCTGGGCTTCCACCCCATCTTGTTGCGAACCTCAACAAGATATTCGGCCTGCTTAAAGGGAGCCAGCACTGCATCAATTACCGGAACTCCTATTAATTCCTGCAGCTCCCTGTAAAAACCAAATTGTATTGTACATCCCAGGATTACTACCTCAGCAAAATCATCTTTAACAGCCCTTTCAGCCTCACTTTTTAACATGGCTTCTGTATGTTTTTCGTCTTCATGGAATTCCAGTACACCCATTTCCAATGACCTGAAGGATGCCAGTTTTTCACCATATCCATACTTGAACACATTACGCCGCATGGCAGGTATCCACTTCCTCCTGCCCACCATTATGGAAAATCTGTCACCCAGCATGGCAGCCAGCTGCATGGATGCCTCTGCAGGGGCAGTAACCACCATACTCTCACATATTTCGCGGGCCTCATGCAAAAAGGGATCATAGAAGCATCCAATTACTGCAGCATCATAGCCCTGCTTTTCAGCCTGTTTTATTGTATGCAGCAGTTCAACACCAATTAGGGCTTCATAATAATGAAACTCTAAATGCCTGGGCCCCTTTTTAAGAGATATCACATGAACCTCAGTATTGTCATCTTTTGCAGCTGCCAGATATTCCTTGACCGCAGTATCCCATGTATTATGACCAACAGGGTTAATAAAAAGTATCCCTTTTGTTACCACCATAACCTTCTCCTTTCCTATTTTTTATCATATAAATGGCATCGTACAAAATGCCCGGGAACTACTTCTCTCATTTCCGGGTCAGTAATGCTGCACTCCCTGCTCCTTTCCCTGCAGCGCAGGTGAAAGCTGCAGCCTGGAGGTATATTAACTGGTGATGGAATTTCTCCAGTAGATAAAACCCTTTTAGGCTTAAGGGCTTCCTCTTCTTCAGAAACAACTGGAATAGCAGAAAGGAGCATCCTTGTATAGGGATGAAGGGGATTTTTAAAGAAGCTAACAGTTTCGGTCATTTCACAGATCTTTCCCAGGTACATTATTGCTACCCTAGTGGCAATGTTTCTCATGAGGCTTAAATCATGGGTAATAAATAGATAGGTAAGCTCCTGCTTCTTCTGCAGCTGCATGAGCATATTAATAATCTTGGCCTGAATGGACACATCCAGGGCAGAGGTAGGTTCATCCAGGACAATAAACCTTGGATTAGCAGCCAGGGCCCTGGCAATGGCTACCATCTGCCGCTCACCACCGCCAATGGAAGCTGGAGATTTGTACATATAATCTGGGGACAATTCAACCAGCTGCAAAATGGAGGCAATTTTCCTGTCCACTTCACTTTTCTTGACAATTTTATGAACCCTTAAGGGAAGCTCCATTATCTGTCTGATTGTCTGCTGCCTGTTTAATGATGAGCCAGGGTCCTGAAAAACAATCTGTATATCTTTTTTTAAAGTCAGAGACCTTTTGTGGCTGACTGCACAAATATCCTGACCTAGAAAAACCATCCTGCCTTCTGTAGGGCTGTACATCCCCATCAAGGTATACGCAAGGGTGCTTTTTCCTGAACCTGATTCACCAACCAAACCCATAACCTCACCTTTTTTAACACTTAGATTTACCCCGTCAACTGCTTTCACAAATCCCTGTCGGCCATTTGGGAGGTTAACAGGAAAATATGTTTTTAGATTTTCAATAATTAATATGCTATCATTCATTTCAGTTACCTCCATATAGAAAGCAAGCAACCTTATGTCCCAAGCCCTGATCCATCAATTCAGGCTTTTGTTCCTTGCAAATGTCCATGACATTTGGACAACGGGGATGGAATCTGCAGCCTGCAGGAGGGCGCAGATAGCTTGGTATATATCCATAAATCCCCTCTGCCATGCCATGACCTGTCAGCTTTGGAACTGATGCCAGAAGACCAAGGGTATAGGGATGCCGGGGCCTTTCAAAAAGATCCCTGGTTCTGGAAGCCTCTACAATATTTCCTGCATACATAACATATATTCTATCTGTCATTTCCCTGGCAACACCCAGGGAGTGGGTTATCATTATTAGAGACATCCCCTTTTTGTCTACCAGTTCATGAAGTATCCGGTGGACCTGGTCCTGGATGGTTACATCCAGGGAGGTTCCAGGTTCATCTGCAATTATTAACTCTCTAGGTGTGACCATGGACATGGCTATGCAGACCCTTTGCTTCATACCTCCACTAAGCTGGTTGGGATAACAGTCTAGAATCCTTTCTGGATCTGGAATGAAAACCTCCCTGATAGCTTTTAAAGCCATATCTCTATAATTTATACCAACCTTATTCTTCTTGCCGGCAAGTGAAAATTTAATAATATCCAGCATCTGGGTTCCAATGGTAAAGACAGGATTTAAAGCAGCAGTTGGTTCCTGGAATATCATGGATATTCCACTCCTGCGCACATTTTGCAAATCTTTATCTTTCATCTGGAGTATGTCCCTGCCCTGGAACAAGATTTCGCCACTTTTGACAATGGCCCTGCCATGAGGAAGGATTCTTAAAACAGCTTTCATTGTGGTAGTTTTGCCGCATCCCGCTTCTCCAACAAGTCCAACCTTTTCCCCCTTGTTAACATGCAGATTTACTCCATCAAGAACCTTCACATGGCCTCCATATGTTTTGTACCATACCCTTAAATCCCTGATATCCAGAATAGACTCCCCATTATTAACAGTACTAGTAGCAGCATTACTAAAGGTATTATTAGTCATGACCACTTTCCCCCCTGGCAAGCATGTCTCTTATCCCGTCTCCAAATAAATTAAACCCTAGAATAATAATTACAATTGCTAGTGATGGGAAAACTGTCATCCACCATAGATCAGGCATATATCTAGTTCCCTCGGATACCATTTGTCCCAGTGCAGGAGTAGGCGGCTGCTCACCCAGCCCTACAAAGCTTAATGCAGCTCCAATAAGTATAACCCAGCCTACATCCAGGGCCATTTTTGTAAAAATTGGAGACAGACAGTTGGGGAGAATTTCTCTAAACAGTATATGAAACTTGCTGGCTCCAATGAGCTCTGCAGAAATAACAAAGTATTCGTTTCTTAATGAGGATGCCATGCCGTAAACAAGCCTCGTATACCACGGCCACCACATTACAGTTATAGCAACCATGGCATTTTTAAGATTAGGCTCTAAAACAGCGGCTATGGCCAGGGCCAATAAAATAGGAGGAATTGCCAGAAAAACATCTGTTAACCGCATTACGACAGTATCCAGCTTGCTTCCCTTATAATAACCTGCTAACAAACCCAGGATAACTCCAAGGGGCACTGCTATGGAAAGGACAATGACAGCCATTAATAAAGCACCCCGAAAGGAAAAAATTATTCTTGTTAATATGTCCCTTCCAAAGACATCTGTTCCCAGGAGATAGGTGCTGCCTGGTGCAATACTGGCATTGCCGTAATCAACAAATTCCCGAACATGCTGGGGAAAAGGTGTGATAACTGGTGCCAAGAGGGCTGCCAGCCCTACACATATCACAATGGCCAGGCCCAATACTGAAAGCTTGTTGCGTGAAAACAAATACCAGTTCTTTTTAAGGGTTTCTGCCAGCCTCTGGGAAAAGGCTGGAACCACTATTTCAGTTTGAGTTTGTAAATTAGCATTCACTATATCTTGCCCCCCAGCCTGATACGTGGATCCAGGTAAGCCACAATTATATCAACAATAATGTTAATAATGATAAAGATTAGGCCAAAAATAAGGACAACAGAGGATATGGCATTTAGATCCTTGCGCAGCATTGCCTCCATGCCATATCTGGAAATGCCAGGCCAGTTAAATATAACCTCAACTAGAAAGGCATTGCCCATTAAAGCTGCAATATCCAGGCCCATGACAGAAACTGCCGGTATTAAAGAAGGTTTTAAAAGGTATTTGCCCATGATAACCCGGGTAGGCATTCCATATCCCCTGGCAAGGGCTATATAATCCTTGGACATGTTATCAGTCATGGCCGATCTTACAATTCTAGCCTCCTGAAACAAGGGCCCCATGGCCAGTGCCAGGGCTGGCAGGAAGAGATGCTTCACTGCATTCCAGAATACATCAACCTTGCCTGCCAGCAGGCTGTCTATTGTTACAAAGCCTGTAACATGAGGTGGAACCTGGACTCCATAGCTGAGCTGGCCCAGAACGGGAATTACAGGCCACATGTAGCCAAAAACAAGGACAAAAAGCACTGCCAGCACAAAAGAAGGAACAGCTACCCCTGTATAGGCCAGTATCCTTATTGCAGCATCCAGGAACCTGTCACGGTAATTAGCCGCCAGCATCCCAAAAAGAATGGATAATACCACAACCATAAATGCAGACATTAATGCCAGCTCCAGGGTCCTTGGCAGGAATTCCTTAACGTCCTGCATAACCGGCCTTTTGGTAACAATGGATACTCCCAGATCTCCCACCATTACCCCCTTGATCCAGAATACATACTGTGCCGGCAGGGGTTTATCCAGGTGCATTTCTGCCCTTAAAGCATCCACAGCAAATTGGGGTGCCCTTGGTCCAAGGGCCATTCTGGCAGGATCCCCCGGAACAACCCTGGCAATTACAAAAATCACTATAGAAATACCAACTAGTACCACTATGGATAGCAGGAGCCTTTTGAAGATATATGTCCTAAGCCTCATAGCCTGGTTTCCCCCTTAGCTAATACAATTTGGAAAAATGGCGGCCCAGCATTCATAACTGCTAATCAACAATACTGAACCGCCAGGTAATTTTAGCAGGTCTTCTTACTTGGGTATCCTGTCAGGATAAACCTTGAAATCACGGTAGTAGAACTGGTAGCCCATTACAGAGGTTACAGGCTTACCTGCTTTAGTCAGCTCTGCAGCCGGCCAGTATATATAATCCTCCTGGTAAGCTCTCTTTTCAGCCTGGTCAAAAACCCACAATGTGGGAGCAAGCTCTACTATCTTTTCTTGAATACCCATGTATTTTTGCATGCGCTCATTGAAATCAACTGTGCCAATGGCTTCATCAATAGCCTTATCTATTTCAGGATCCATGAGCCACTCTCCCTGCTCCCAGGTTCCCGTTGACCTTGAATGGTACCTTGATTCCAGGATAGACCCAGCTTCATTATAATGGGAAGAAACAAATACTATACTGGCATTAGGTGTGTTCTCCATTGTAGTTACAAGATCCACAAAGGACAACCAGGGCATCCTTACCACATCAACCTTGATGCCAATTTCCCCTGCATTTGATTGGAGGAGCATGGCTACCTTCTCTTCATCAGGAACCTCTGCAATCCAGACCAGCTCCACTGGATAATCATTAAGCCTGTCAGCATATTTGGATTTTGCCAGTTCCTCCTGCGCCTTTGCCAGATTTCTTGCCTGCTCTGGAATATCAGGATTATGTCCCGGCAGGTTAGCGGGCACAGGACCCCTTGATTTTGCTGAGCCTGGGAACAGCTGGTCAACCACCACATCATAGTCAAAAACATAAGACAGGGCTCTGCGGAAATGCACATCATCAGTAGGAGGTACCTTGGTATTTAGCATTATGTTCAGGTTAGTTCCTGAAAATACCGAGTTAACTGCAACCCCTGGTATCTTTTCTAAGGCATCCAGGGCTTCCTTTGTCTGCCACTGGTCAGTAATCTCAAGCTCTCTTCTATTTATCAAGGTCCTAACAGTTTGACCAGAGGTTGTTCCTAAAATCATAAAAGCTTCAGGAGCATCTGCCTCCCAGCCAGCCCAGTAATCTTTAAAGGCAGTTCCATGTAAATACTCCTGCATTTTCAGCTCTTTTACCATATACGGTCCACTACCGGCATCATTGGTGATAAGCCAGTTTTTACCATAATCCCCCATGTCGCCGTAAGGTCCATCTCCCAGGTTAGCCATGACCTCACTGGCATTTAAAATATAGAGTCTTACCAGGGTTGACAGGAAGGGGCCAAAGGGCTTATCTAAAGTAAATCTAACTGTATGGGTGTCTAGTGCCTCAGCTTTTTTTACAACACCACTAAACAAGTAACCATACCCTTCCCCAATGGTGAGCATCCTGTTCATAGAAAATACCACGTCTTCGGCAGTTAGCTCGTCACCGTTATGAAACTTTACCCCCTCTCTAAGGTAGAAGGTCCATACCAGGCCTCCATCATCAGCCTCCCAATAAGTAGCCAGCCATGGACTCAAGGTGCCGTCATGGTTTGGAAATACCAATGTGTCATATAGATTTGCAAAGGCTATTGAGCTTGCATAATCTGAGCCTACTCCAGGGTCAATAACCGGTACAGTTGCTTCAGTGCTTCTTATTATCCTTTCCTGCATTTCAGGTTCCTGGGATGTGTCACTTCCTTTAGGAGCCCCACCCCCTCCACATCCAACAGCAATCATCAAAACCAGTAAAACCAGACCAATTGCCATTACAATTTTTTTACTGCTGTTCACTTTAAAAACTCCTCCCTGTTTTTTCTTTTTAATTCTTCACAAGCACCCAGAGCACTTCACAATCCTCTGTCCCATCATTTATAGTCCAGTGGAATTCTCCAGCAGGAATATATGCAGCCTGCCCACTGGAAATCCTGTGTTCACTGCCATTTACCATGGTTACCACAGTTCCCCTGCATATAAGTGAATATTCATCACTACTATGAACCCCATCACCTGCAGCAGGTATTCTAGCACCAGGAGGTATGGTTACCATTCCCATTGTCACCTTGTCATTGGACGTATTCTTTTTGTCAAAAATTACCTTAAATAAACAATTATT of the Desulfitibacter alkalitolerans DSM 16504 genome contains:
- a CDS encoding cupin domain-containing protein; the encoded protein is MKIVNIHELVEEGKNNCLFKVIFDKKNTSNDKVTMGMVTIPPGARIPAAGDGVHSSDEYSLICRGTVVTMVNGSEHRISSGQAAYIPAGEFHWTINDGTEDCEVLWVLVKN
- a CDS encoding ABC transporter substrate-binding protein — translated: MNSSKKIVMAIGLVLLVLMIAVGCGGGGAPKGSDTSQEPEMQERIIRSTEATVPVIDPGVGSDYASSIAFANLYDTLVFPNHDGTLSPWLATYWEADDGGLVWTFYLREGVKFHNGDELTAEDVVFSMNRMLTIGEGYGYLFSGVVKKAEALDTHTVRFTLDKPFGPFLSTLVRLYILNASEVMANLGDGPYGDMGDYGKNWLITNDAGSGPYMVKELKMQEYLHGTAFKDYWAGWEADAPEAFMILGTTSGQTVRTLINRRELEITDQWQTKEALDALEKIPGVAVNSVFSGTNLNIMLNTKVPPTDDVHFRRALSYVFDYDVVVDQLFPGSAKSRGPVPANLPGHNPDIPEQARNLAKAQEELAKSKYADRLNDYPVELVWIAEVPDEEKVAMLLQSNAGEIGIKVDVVRMPWLSFVDLVTTMENTPNASIVFVSSHYNEAGSILESRYHSRSTGTWEQGEWLMDPEIDKAIDEAIGTVDFNERMQKYMGIQEKIVELAPTLWVFDQAEKRAYQEDYIYWPAAELTKAGKPVTSVMGYQFYYRDFKVYPDRIPK
- a CDS encoding ABC transporter permease; the encoded protein is MRLRTYIFKRLLLSIVVLVGISIVIFVIARVVPGDPARMALGPRAPQFAVDALRAEMHLDKPLPAQYVFWIKGVMVGDLGVSIVTKRPVMQDVKEFLPRTLELALMSAFMVVVLSILFGMLAANYRDRFLDAAIRILAYTGVAVPSFVLAVLFVLVFGYMWPVIPVLGQLSYGVQVPPHVTGFVTIDSLLAGKVDVFWNAVKHLFLPALALAMGPLFQEARIVRSAMTDNMSKDYIALARGYGMPTRVIMGKYLLKPSLIPAVSVMGLDIAALMGNAFLVEVIFNWPGISRYGMEAMLRKDLNAISSVVLIFGLIFIIINIIVDIIVAYLDPRIRLGGKI